A stretch of Scheffersomyces stipitis CBS 6054 chromosome 2, complete sequence DNA encodes these proteins:
- a CDS encoding predicted protein, whose product MATSVTTTKKKKLVYKQDNDGVFRLKKVDNNDISSIEYAEDKKKVDDYINELLDCSYKLPEEPKPEVEPPKSQAPEKKRIKQKVSKPTSPKTSSKPFPPTSFSSTYTPAAIPTNSSTFLDRMKSAVGNQSVKHFHIQSFVLGAVSTLVLYRSQDLLLHYAIVIFNVLKVLVVVSVVIGCATWYSGIVTLSDLGNSGKIIDQIKARINGTDSTPKQQDNQQEHDDQESHYTEHYYESDDDDSESLPKSKSPSIHSSEDPLAPPSRERKHSSIRVTPFRMSPRPLHSESPHSHQQQHLPQSRHRFQSAPDLASNKPPQLYRLNTADAKMSHYRKQTSPVRSRKDSVDSFSSRVSPNKHLPPAPVDEDLPFINEVKLVDSLDEEVFKPDLVDHNDFVKRSVSTVSKKSVLGTRANYNKFLASVSDNDLDFD is encoded by the coding sequence ATGGCTACCAGCGTAACCACTaccaaaaagaagaagctcgTCTACAAACAAGACAATGATGGAGTGTTCCGGTTGAAGAAAGTCGACAACAACGACATCAGCTCCATCGAGTATGCCGAAGATAAAAAGAAAGTCGACGACTACATCAACGAACTTCTCGACTGTTCCTACAAACTTCCCGAAGAACCCAAGCCTGAAGTAGAGCCTCCCAAATCTCAGGCACCAGAGAAAAAGCGCATCAAACAAAAGGTCTCAAAACCAACCTCTCCCAaaacatcttcaaaacCATTCCCTCctacttctttttcttccacttACACCCCAGCTGCAATTCCCACTAATAGCTCTACATTCCTAGACAGAATGAAGTCTGCTGTTGGGAACCAATCCGTGAAACACTTCCATATCCAGAGCTTTGTGCTAGGAGCTGTATCAACTCTAGTATTGTATCGATCTCAGGACTTGTTGTTGCATTATGCCATTGTCATATTCAATGTCTTAAAAGTCCTAGTCGTTGTATCCGTAGTCATTGGTTGTGCAACCTGGTATTCTGGAATCGTCACCTTGCTGGACCTCGGCAATTCTGGTAAGATCATCGATCAGATCAAAGCCAGAATCAATGGCACAGACTCTACCCCAAAACAGCAAGacaatcaacaagaacatgACGACCAAGAACTGCATTATACCGAACACTATTATGAATCAGATGACGATGACTCGGAATCGCTTCCTAAATCGAAATCTCCATCAATCCACTCACTGGAGGATCCTTTGGCTCCTCCTTctagagaaagaaaacatTCTTCCATCAGAGTCACTCCTTTCAGAATGAGCCCCAGACCTCTCCATTCGGAGTCTCCTCATAGCcatcagcaacagcatTTGCCTCAGTCGCGTCATCGTTTCCAAAGTGCTCCTGATCTCGCTTCGAATAAACCTCCGCAGTTATATAGGTTGAACACTGCAGACGCAAAAATGAGTCACTATAGAAAACAAACATCTCCTGTCAGATCCAGAAAAGACCTGGTAGACTCTTTCAGCTCTCGAGTATCTCCCAATAAGCATTTGCCTCCTGCTCCTGTGGACGAAGACTTGCCATTCATCAATGAAGTCAAACTTGTCGATTCACtcgatgaagaagtattCAAACCAGACTTAGTTGACCATAACGACTTCGTCAAGAGGCTGGTGAGTACCGTAAGCAAGAAGTCTGTGTTGGGAACACGGGCTAATTATAACAAGTTTTTGGCCAGTGTTCTGGATAACGACTTGGACTTTGACTAG